One genomic window of Fusarium keratoplasticum isolate Fu6.1 chromosome 3, whole genome shotgun sequence includes the following:
- a CDS encoding DUF1115 domain-containing protein encodes MSAEGNDQGILPKDLMVLQLGQIDLLTAMYESDNAISIDASSSTLLETLRDWCENDGDMPKITQPSINMLLTLEVSDEESRAKSLQLHLSVPLVDQGEGTADEPPPVKTRIQQPDWMSKGEVAGLTAEIPNEDILTVIEYVKDAASQHLASQTQANDDTLNADKSAVRVWFYFPSISTRAKRDDLVNYAPTYGLTGFLLAGKPGILCLEGGSQAIDDFMKFIKTESWGDIPAHHKKVSERYREDGPDVKRAFVDMQEITDTVGEKRGERANRSDMRAIEAWLNERGVGEAFAKVVM; translated from the coding sequence ATGTCAGCCGAAGGAAATGACCAAGGGATCTTACCCAAGGATCTCATGGTCCTGCAACTGGGTCAGATTGATCTCCTGACGGCCATGTACGAATCGGACAACGCTATATCGATCGatgcctcatcctcaaccctgCTTGAAACGCTACGAGATTGGTGCGAGAACGATGGGGACATGCCTAAAATCACTCAGCCAAGCATAAACATGCTTCTCACTCTTGAAGTTTCCGATGAAGAGAGTCGGGCAAAATCTCTGCAACTACACTTGTCCGTGCCTCTGGTTGATCAAGGAGAGGGCACTGCAGACGAACCACCGCCAGTGAAAACAAGGATACAACAACCAGATTGGATGAGCAAGGGCGAAGTCGCTGGTCTGACTGCCGAGATCCCCAACGAAGACATATTGACCGTCATTGAATACGTCAAGGACGCAGCGTCTCAGCATTTGGCATCACAAACGCAAGCAAACGATGATACACTAAATGCGGACAAGTCAGCAGTTCGCGTATGGTTTTACTTCCCCTCAATCAGCACGCGAGCGAAGCGAGACGACCTCGTCAATTACGCTCCCACATACGGCCTCACCGGGTTCCTTCTCGCCGGAAAGCCCGGTATTCTATGCCTCGAAGGCGGTTCCCAAGCCATCGACGACTTTATGAAGTTCATCAAGACGGAGAGTTGGGGTGATATTCCAGCACATCACAAAAAGGTCAGCGAGCGTTATCGAGAAGATGGCCCAGATGTGAAGCGAGCGTTTGTCGACATGCAGGAGATTACGGATACGGTTGGggaaaagagaggagagagggcgAACCGCAGTGACATGAGGGCTATTGAGGCCTGGCTAAACGAGAGGGGAGTTGGTGAAGCATTTGCAAAGGTGGTCATGTAG
- a CDS encoding Cupin-2 domain-containing protein, giving the protein MLQATSVPGVLASFTEKWSPRLVAAINDHHVKVAKIDGEFIWHSHPDSEEVFYLLSGKLKMEIEGQDPVVMNEGDMFVVPKGVQHRPVAENATIMMIEHESTVNTGDQTDSERTKQVQDARADS; this is encoded by the coding sequence ATGTTGCAAGCAACTTCCGTCCCAGGTGTCCTTGCCTCCTTCACCGAAAAATGGTCACCtcgcctcgtcgccgccatcaACGACCACCACGTCAAAGTTGCCAAGATTGACGGCGAATTCATCTGGCATTCACATCCCGACTCAGAAGAGGTCTTTTACCTCCTATCTGGAAAGCTCAAGATGGAAATTGAGGGTCAAGATCCCGTGGTTATGAACGAAGGAGATATGTTTGTGGTGCCAAAGGGTGTTCAGCATCGGCCTGTTGCCGAGAATGCGACAATTATGATGATTGAGCATGAGAGCACGGTGAATACGGGGGATCAGACAGATTCTGAGAGGACGAAGCAGGTGCAAGATGCGAGGGCGGATAGCTGA
- a CDS encoding HET domain-containing protein, translating into MNFNPAVLFFNQAKLVGGSTAEFAGNAATGLLQKAKFSRKKIPKFQYRDKIQADKIRLIRFVWDPACDPKISDVVLSLETHAIGPTCPSYVALSYTWGPPKLAAFFTRNQYSDLEKKVLWIDRHRFEVHPNLYDALAHVRDLYPPNTLFWADAICINQGDSDEKMQQIRIMDLVYGGAAKTVVWLGKKSHDIARAVSILNRNAEATRRGTLELLKTHGEGQYTEPIFITDTTAFLRFGITPFSYQDWKSLAELFSRRWFGRAWMVQEIALSTHVEVLCGDISFDWDALAWFACFVCLTHTATSIMQFYPNNTDLLFMSLGLTFTVSLQLARTWTGKSSSEVLDLVRELDFMAGLEENGPGSVLLKLVFGCYGFIATKRRDKFYAFHGILHAITGFDYAQHPDFTPDYSTSTTEEAVCLRMCRAIIEETGSLNLITLAGETGYNIIFPRLHPLPSWVPDLQPFRQAIPLLCPNFRRTRGYNSGGSHILPAMKPVFDPSNPSKLWVYAKKLGTVRAVGNSWQEMAVRNQLKKTFQMLKSLPSIYSPTGQHIIEAFWRVLLTDSDMANRPAHDNLRAYFRDWLMYKILKLVLNQVDSLTNRRANPVEERIKFFQEYAEMQDLAMNDPTGIIPSETEVQRRLVQIGHPAGGQTIPVPRETKTRTLDLWKMSSHRFEPFALYFANYKRVFALDSGYLGSGPEDLMVGRSVWLLSGCPTPLILREVGGGESFKVVGEAYVHGAMFGEAISAGMWWDQICLV; encoded by the coding sequence ATGAATTTCAATCCAGCAGTGTTATTCTTCAACCAAGCCAAGCTAGTCGGGGGCTCGACAGCTGAGTTTGCCGGAAATGCTGCGACTGGTCTCCTTCAGAAAGCCAAGTTTTCGCGAAAGAAGATACCCAAGTTCCAGTACCGAGATAAAATCCAGGCAGACAAGATACGCCTTATCAGATTCGTCTGGGACCCTGCCTGCGACCCAAAGATATCTGATGTCGTCCTGTCTCTGGAGACGCATGCAATTGGCCCAACTTGTCCTAGCTATGTGGCCCTTTCGTACACTTGGGGCCCCCCAAAGCTAGCGGCATTTTTCACCAGAAACCAATACAGCgatcttgagaagaaggttcTGTGGATTGACCGACACCGGTTTGAAGTGCACCCTAACCTGTATGACGCCTTGGCACATGTTCGCGACTTGTACCCTCCCAACACGCTCTTTTGGGCCGATGCTATTTGCATCAATCAGGGAGATTCGGATGAAAAGATGCAGCAAATCCGGATTATGGATCTTGTATATGGCGGAGCAGCAAAGACGGTTGTTTGGCTAGGGAAAAAGAGCCATGATATTGCCCGAGCAGTCTCAATACTGAACCGCAACGCGGAAGCAACGCGACGAGGGACCCTAGAGCTGCTAAAGACTCATGGCGAAGGACAGTACACAGAGCCTATTTTCATCACCGACACAACTGCCTTCTTACGGTTCGGCATCACACCGTTCTCTTACCAAGATTGGAAATCGCTTGCCGAGCTGTTCTCGAGGCGGTGGTTTGGGCGAGCTTGGATGGTGCAAGAAATCGCCCTGTCAACTCATGTTGAAGTTCTTTGCGGCGATATTTCATTTGACTGGGATGCCCTCGCCTGGTTTGCTTGTTTTGTCTGTCTCACCCATACCGCAACCAGCATTATGCAGTTCTACCCGAACAATACCGATCTCCTCTTCATGTCTTTAGGACTTACTTTTACCGTTAGTTTGCAGTTGGCTCGAACTTGGACTGGGAAGAGTTCGTCTGAGGTGTTGGATCTGGTGCGAGAGCTTGATTTCATGGCCGGCCTTGAGGAGAACGGTCCAGGTAGCGTTCTTCTCAAATTGGTCTTTGGCTGCTATGGGTTCATCGCCACAAAGAGGCGGGACAAGTTTTACGCCTTCCATGGCATCCTGCACGCAATTACCGGATTCGACTATGCCCAACATCCCGACTTCACCCCTGATTACTCTACTTCGACCACGGAAGAGGCTGTCTGCTTGCGAATGTGCAGAGCAATTATTGAAGAGACTGGATCTCTCAATCTCATCACCTTGGCCGGTGAAACTGGATacaacatcatcttcccACGACTACACCCCCTTCCGTCATGGGTCCCAGACCTACAGCCTTTCCGCCAAGCTATTCCGCTCCTCTGTCCCAACTTCCGCCGCACGCGAGGTTACAATAGCGGCGGGTCACATATTCTACCAGCCATGAAACCCGTCTTTGACCCATCCAACCCTAGCAAGCTCTGGGTCtacgccaagaagcttggtACCGTTCGCGCCGTGGGAAATTCCTGGCAAGAGATGGCGGTCCGCAATCAACTGAAGAAGACTTTTCAAATGCTCAAGAGCCTCCCCTCCATCTACTCACCCACTGGGCAGCACATTATAGAGGCGTTCTGGAGAGTGTTGCTGACCGACAGTGACATGGCGAACCGACCAGCGCACGACAATTTGAGGGCGTATTTTAGAGACTGGCTCATGTACAAAATACTCAAGCTGGTTCTCAATCAGGTCGATTCTCTTACCAACCGGCGTGCTAACCCCGTGGAGGAGCGAATCAAGTTCTTCCAAGAATACGCCGAAATGCAAGACTTGGCTATGAACGACCCTACTGGTATCATCCCTTCAGAGACTGAGGTTCAACGCCGTTTGGTGCAGATTGGTCACCCGGCCGGGGGCCAAACAATCCCTGTTCCAAGGGAGACTAAGACGCGGACATTGGATCTCTGGAAGATGTCGAGCCATCGGTTCGAGCCATTCGCCCTCTACTTTGCCAACTACAAGAGAGTATTCGCCCTCGATTCAGGGTACTTGGGAAGCGGGCCCGAAGACCTTATGGTTGGACGGTCGGTATGGCTATTGTCCGGCTGTCCGACGCCTCTTATTCTTCGTGAAGTAGGTGGTGGTGAGTCCTTTAAAGTGGTTGGCGAGGCGTATGTACATGGGGCCATGTTCGGTGAGGCCATTTCCGCTGGAATGTGGTGGGATCAGATTTGTCTCGTTTAG
- a CDS encoding Zn(2)-C6 fungal-type domain-containing protein — translation MPQCAQFSHSEASSCSQASRSRRTSDAAFQPSSRITDQVIRWCLDAYFKHKYPLTPILHRETVERTPVSPEQYGLITACCAVISLSPEILPPASPHNEPIIPSADFLISETLRARQHCNLVEHPSLTHIQTSFFLYAAFFSLDQDNSAWYYLREAITILQTLRLHEEATYSDIDDPLLATYARRMAWVLFITERGYALQRNRQITLQITLNVPMVDPSCSGAEILFGFLDLISLFRHFDADFIANRNSATPANTEDPGRLSTLQSLLNYTLPNVSNYSQVQQADLLVSRQWLKIIVWKLCASKTLLSSACSEDAMSLHYPVTIARGIVLASQLVSTQAFEANGIGILEKVFEVACSLADLLSLVPVDSQGSAMDVGPVDTLMEMVRIVGSRFGGSYRHLNILADKANRCLLMNIDRSLPLLVDDDESVDSVN, via the coding sequence ATGCCGCAATGCGCCCAGTTCAGTCACAGCGAAGCATCTAGTTGCTCCCAGGCGTCTCGCTCCAGGAGAACATCAGATGCCGCCTTTcagccatcttctcgaaTCACGGATCAAGTCATCCGATGGTGTCTTGACGCTTACTTCAAGCACAAGTATCCGCTGACGCCAATCCTCCATCGTGAGACAGTCGAGCGAACTCCAGTCTCACCCGAGCAGTACGGCCTCATCACGGCCTGCTGTGCTGTCATTTCGCTTTCTCCAGAAATCCTCCCGCCGGCATCTCCTCACAACGAGCCAATAATTCCATCTGCCGACTTCCTCATCTCTGAAACCCTCCGCGCAAGGCAGCACTGTAACCTCGTCGAGCACCCATCCTTGACCCATATCCAGACATCATTCTTCCTCTacgccgccttcttctctctggACCAGGATAATTCAGCGTGGTACTACCTGCGagaggccatcaccatcctgCAGACGCTGCGGCTGCACGAGGAAGCCACCTACAGCGACATTGACGATCCGTTGTTGGCTACGTACGCTCGACGCATGGCCTGGGTGCTTTTCATCACCGAGAGGGGCTACGCGCTGCAGAGGAATCGGCAGATTACGCTGCAAATTACCTTGAACGTACCGATGGTCGATCCATCATGTTCGGGTGCTGAGATACTCTTTGGGTTCCTCGATCTCATTTCTCTCTTTCGCCACTTTGACGCCGATTTTATCGCAAACCGAAACTCTGCGACTCCAGCAAACACTGAAGATCCTGGGCGGCTATCAACACTACAGAGCCTCCTCAACTACACGCTCCCCAACGTATCCAACTATTCCCAGGTCCAGCAAGCAGACCTCCTGGTATCACGGCAGTGGCTCAAGATCATAGTCTGGAAGCTCTGCGCGTCAAAAACTCTACTCTCGAGCGCCTGTAGCGAAGACGCCATGTCACTGCATTATCCCGTCACCATCGCACGTGGAATCGTGCTTGCCTCCCAGCTGGTGTCGACCCAAGCTTTCGAGGCCAATGGCATTGGGATACTGGAAAAGGTCTTTGAGGTAGCATGTTCGCTGGCTGATCTTTTGTCATTGGTGCCTGTAGATAGCCAGGGATCGGCCATGGATGTTGGTCCTGTTGATACTttgatggagatggtcagGATTGTGGGCTCAAGATTTGGGGGCAGTTATAGACACCTGAATATCTTGGCCGATAAGGCTAACAGGTGTCTTCTTATGAATATAGATAGGAGCCTGCCTCTGCtagtcgacgacgacgagtccGTTGATAGCGTTAATTAA
- a CDS encoding MFS domain-containing protein, translated as MDTKPEPAATVSYHIEKGPVADSTAVQKAMDAQDFTPKQQYQRLWANLKKDKCYVFWSLYIMSLVFGWGYDSGLSGVAIAFPEFRKAYGEYYSVGDQYVIPALWQSLWNAASTIGQVFGAFLTGQFADYVGRKAVLWTAVVLSLASSFALVFSPNLPVLFVSKLLLGLSVGLSTVTPPLYVTENAPAALRSTLSSLTNVIIVLGFFLSSITGWGSSKINGEWSYRLAFIMTFLVPTLFAVVLPFLPESPVWYIKKGRDDDARKAIIKLYGKSVDVEERLNFMKSELEVAAGEANMAKQTSWRAIFSKEHRSRTLIAVMGLQSQNFSGGYFANTYQTYYFELIGQSDPFGLTAISSTLQFLSNCVAVSVSDVLPRRKSLIGGGTLLCCWSIIIAGTSLASQANNAANTALLAFMITWSMLYTATVGCFGWAVAQETASQATRPKTIAFSLVCQQLTALMLSSVFPFFINPDQLNWGGKVMFLFVGAEVFILATLFWFQPETKNRTYHDIDCLYAEGVPPRKFSEFIVDDGTVVRRPRV; from the exons ATGGATACCAAACCTGAGCCGGCGGCGACTGTGTCCTATCACATTGAGAAGGGCCCCGTTGCAGACTCAACCGCCGTGCAAAAAGCCATGGACGCCCAAGATTTCACACCCAAGCAGCAATACCAGCGCCTGTGGGCAAACCTCAAAAAGGACAAGTGCTATGTCTTCTGGTCGCTCTACATCATGTCCCTCGTCTTCGGATGGGGTTACGACTCTGGCCTCTCAGGCGTTGCCATCGCCTTTCCCGAGTTTCGCAAGGCGTATGGAGAATACTATTCTGTCGGCGACCAATATGTCATTCCGGCGCTTTGGCAGTCTCTCTGGAACGCGGCTAGCACCATCGGCCAGGTATTTGGAGCCTTCCTGACTGGCCAGTTTGCCGACTATGTCGGTCGAAAGGCTGTGCTCTGGACTGCTGTCGTGCTGTCCCTAGCGTCGTCCTTTGCGCTTGTCTTTTCCCCGAATCTGCCTGTCCTTTTTGTCTCCAAGCTTCTGCTCGGCCTCTCAGTCGGCCTGTCAACCGTCACACCCCCGCTATATGTCACCGAGAACGCACCCGCTGCCCTCCGAAGCACCCTCAGCTCCCTGACAAATGTCATCATCGTActgggcttcttcctctcctccatcacggGCTGGGGATCCTCCAAGATTAACGGAGAATGGAGCTACCGACTTGCGTTTATCATGACGTTCCTCGTCCCTACGCTCTTCGCTGTTGTTCTGCCGTTCCTCCCCGAGTCACCTGTTTGGTATATCAAGAAGGGCAGAGATGACGATGCTcgcaaggccatcatcaagctctATGGCAAGAGTGTAGACGTCGAGGAGAGGCTCAACTTTATGAAGTCTGAGTTGGAAGTTGCAGCTGGCGaggccaacatggccaagcagACAAGCTGGAGGGCTATTTTCTCCAAGGAGCACCGATCGCGGACCCTCATTGCTGTGATGGGACTGCAATCTCAGAATTTCTCTGGAGGCTACTTTGCAA ATACATACCAGACGTACTATTTCGAACTCATCGGCCAGTCTGACCCCTTCGGACTTACCGCTATTTCCTCGACCCTGCAGTTTCTCTCCAACTGCGTCGCCGTCTCTGTCTCGGATGTCCTCCCTCGTCGAAAATCCCTCATCGGTGGCGGTACTCTGCTCTGCTGCTggtccatcatcatcgccgggACCTCGCTCGCTAGCCAAGCCAACAACGCCGCCAACACAGCCCTTCTCGCCTTCATGATCACATGGTCGATGCTTTACACGGCGACAGTGGGATGCTTCGGCTGGGCTGTTGCTCAAGAGACTGCCTCGCAGGCGACGCGTCCCAAGACCATCGCCTTCAGTCTGGTGTGCCAGCAGCTCACGGCGCTCATGCTGTCGTCCGTGTTCCCATTCTTTATCAACCCAGACCAACTGAACTGGGGTGGCAAGGTCATGTTCTTGTTTGTTGGTGCCGAGGTTTTCATCCTGGCAACTCTGTTCTGGTTCCAGCCTGAGACGAAGAACAGGACTTACCACGACATTGACTGTCTATACGCTGAAGGTGTTCCTCCGAGAAAGTTTAGCGAGTTTATTGTGGATGATGGAACTGTTGTTCGAAGACCGCGCGTGTAG
- a CDS encoding Glycoside hydrolase family 13: MPTSTPPDRQWWKELVVYQIYPASFLDSDADGLGDLPGIISKLDYIQSVGATAIWLSPIFKSPQHDMGYDVSDYRDIHRPYGTVEDVEALIRGCHDRGIKVLLDLVVNHTSHEHEWFRESRSSRTSPKRDWYFWRDPKFDSDGTRQPPNNWASIFGGSAWTWDEQTGQYYLSLFLPEQPDLNWANEEMRRATYADMQFWLDKGADGFRIDSMNLMSKHPDLPDAPITRPDSEFQPGNKYFASGPRMHDYIREMREEVLDKYACMTVGELGFTKDEDSVASYVAKDRHELNMLFTGDIVDMDFGVNHKYERDDFRLSKLRDITSRWQGAMPKFDGWNSVYMDNHDSGRSLSRYGSDLPEYRKDAAKMLAVYLGTLSGTLFLLQGQEIGMANAPESWTLDDYIDVEGLNYYKSELNKRGPGADMSDVMREMRLKARDNGRLPMQWNTDKNAGFTQGSKPWMRVNDDFSDWNVAQQEKDEDSVLAFWRQVLKLRQQEKDVFVYGRFDILPEYERSEQVFAYTMTSYDGRVALVLLSFSDKEQNVELKRCTGWKRLLGKNAETLEAGGVELKPYEGVVYAGWE; the protein is encoded by the coding sequence ATGCCGACATCTACCCCTCCGGACAGGCAATGGTGGAAGGAGTTGGTGGTCTATCAGATCTACCCAGCAAGCTTCCTCGACTCAGACGCTGATGGACTGGGCGACCTGCCAGggatcatctccaagctggACTACATTCAATCAGTAGGAGCCACCGCCATCTGGCTGTCGCCCATCTTCAAGAGTCCCCAGCATGACATGGGCTATGATGTCTCAGACTATCGAGACATCCACCGCCCGTATGGAACAGTTGAAGACGTCGAGGCCCTAATCCGAGGCTGCCATGACAGGGGTATCAAAGTTCTTCTTGACTTAGTGGTCAACCATACCAGCCACGAGCACGAATGGTTCCGGGAGTCACGCTCATCGAGAACCTCCCCCAAGAGAGACTGGTACTTCTGGCGCGACCCTAAGTTTGACTCGGACGGCACTCGCCAACCGCCCAACAACTGGgcctccatctttggcggcaGCGCCTGGACATGGGACGAGCAAACAGGCCAATACtatctctccctcttcttgcCCGAGCAGCCCGACCTGAACTGGGCCAATGAGGAGATGCGCCGCGCAACCTACGCCGACATGCAGTTCTGGCTCGACAAGGGGGCCGATGGTTTTCGAATTGACTCGATGAACCTCATGTCCAAGCACCCGGACCTCCCTGACGCGCCCATCACGCGGCCCGACTCGGAGTTCCAGCCGGGAAACAAGTATTTTGCCAGCGGCCCGCGGATGCACGATTACATCCGGGAGATGCGTGAGGAAGTCCTGGACAAATACGCCTGCATGACGGTTGGCGAGCTGGGcttcaccaaggatgaggacaGCGTGGCAAGCTACGTCGCCAAAGACAGGCATGAGCTGAACATGCTATTCACAGGCGACATCGTGGACATGGATTTTGGTGTCAACCACAAGTACGAGCGGGACGACTTCaggctctccaagctcaGGGACATAACCAGTCGGTGGCAGGGCGCCATGCCCAAGTTCGACGGCTGGAACTCGGTGTACATGGACAACCACGACTCTGGCCGCTCCCTCTCGCGGTACGGATCTGATCTGCCCGAGTACAGGAAGGACGCGGCCAAGATGCTGGCCGTCTACCTGGGGACCTTGAGTGGCACGCTGTTCCTCCTGCAGGGTCAGGAGATCGGCATGGCGAATGCGCCCGAGTCGTGGACACTTGATGACTACATCGACGTCGAAGGCCTGAACTACTACAAGAGCGAACTCAACAAGAGAGGTCCCGGCGCTGACATGTCGGACGTCatgagagagatgaggttgaaggcACGCGACAATGGAAGGCTACCCATGCAGTGGAACACAGACAAGAACGCTGGTTTCACCCAAGGGTCAAAGCCTTGGATGCGCGTCAACGACGATTTCAGTGACTGGAATGTCGCGCAGCAGGAGAAAGATGAAGACAGCGTTTTGGCGTTTTGGAGACAGGTCCTGAAACTCCGGCAGCAGGAGAAAGATGTCTTTGTGTACGGGCGGTTCGACATACTGCCTGAGTATGAGCGCAGTGAGCAGGTCTTTGCGTATACCATGACAAGCTACGATGGGAGAGTGGCGCTGGTCCTGCTGAGTTTTTCGGATAAGGAACAGAATGTTGAGCTGAAGAGATGCACTGGTTGGAAGAGATTGCTTGGAAAGAATGCCGAGACTCTTGAGGCTGGAGGTGTTGAGCTTAAGCCTTACGAAGGGGTAGTATACGCTGGCTGGGAGTAA
- a CDS encoding GCR1-C domain-containing protein, producing MTDPVDPALYLLAPSNDAYHTNAAPMLLSPDPSPEPSAVDRPVSEDPHRRPAPAACPRPIDPIPDHHSLELNPDLSYADEEGGTIREKHIDDVVSQVPLSLARVVINIQEHYASELEAERQKTDQLLAQNAMMKQKMDEMEKRIEMHVVIMDGFVGFMRDVKEGKFAIGKQAVPTELEIAKHLGCEHATEVETIASKSRPKPRIVHPSVERPLLNEQARPDSDEDVEEEEPFTLENTTTRTTSQRVDAVEDSFDQLPPTPDMDTAPVRSTGRRAPRRRNPPLRTRRQVRRRVRATSQRSHRLEESPAWTAINATDSDQDPAQSSTPNLHLGAILEQEEDNGDFEDGPALDDYAEDEHSTLVASRSSSPSSSAESPPLMEGYKPRYSVPRSVGYRYATGPPSHRFKYHRMPKTVALVWTEWKHGLHGNPAIEELERRHGTTWRLGTLQERKYASNYVGVRQKIVRKVEEMCEEGGIGVEEACWRLDERVDGRMQLLMAALRKGEDPLEVIPKRRKNGAT from the coding sequence ATGACCGATCCTGTTGATCCTGCCCTCTACCTTCTCGCCCCGAGCAACGACGCATATCATACGAATGCCGCCCCCATGCTTCTCTCCCCGGATCCATCTCCGGAACCCTCCGCTGTGGACCGCCCCGTCTCGGAGGATCCACACCGGCGACCGGCTCCGGCCGCCTGCCCCCGGCCGATCGATCCCATACCAGACCATCACTCACTCGAACTGAACCCTGATCTTTCATATGCAGATGAGGAAGGAGGAACCATTCGGGAGAAACACATCGATGATGTTGTAAGCCAGGTTCCTTTAAGCCTCGCCcgcgtcgtcatcaacatccaGGAACACTATGCGTCGGAGCTCGAAGCAGAGAGACAAAAGACAGATCAACTACTGGCACAGAATGCAATGATGAAGCAaaagatggatgagatggaaaagAGAATCGAGATGCACGTCGTCATTATGGATGGCTTCGTAGGGTTCATGAGGGacgtcaaggagggcaagttTGCCATTGGCAAACAGGCGGTTCCCACCGAGCTGGAGATCGCGAAACACTTGGGATGCGAACATGCCACAGAAGTCGAGACGATCGCTTCAAAAAGCCGGCCCAAGCCGCGAATCGTCCACCCCAGTGTAGAGCGTCCACTGCTCAATGAGCAGGCTCGACCTGATTCTGACGAGGACgtagaagaagaggaaccGTTTACGCTGGAGAACACTACTACTCGGACCACGTCTCAACGGGTCGATGCCGTAGAGGATTCCTTTGATCAGCTCCCACCTACACCCGACATGGACACGGCTCCCGTTCGAAGTACTGGACGTCGGgcaccaaggagaaggaaccCACCCTTACGAACACGGCGTCAGGTGAGGCGGCGTGTGAGAGCAACCTCACAGAGGAGCCACAGACTCGAAGAATCCCCAGCGTGGACTGCCATCAATGCAACAGATAGCGACCAGGATCCAGCACAGTCTTCGACGCCGAACCTCCACCTCGGGGCAATTCTAGAACAGGAGGAAGACAATGGGGACTTTGAAGATGGGCCTGCACTTGACGATTATGCAGAAGACGAACATTCGACCCTCGTCGCATCTCGCTCctcatcgccttcttcctcggcagaATCCCCTCCACTTATGGAAGGCTACAAACCTCGCTACTCTGTCCCCCGGTCCGTCGGCTACCGCTACGCCACCGGTCCTCCCAGCCACCGCTTCAAATACCACCGCATGCCCAAAACCGTAGCCCTAGTCTGGACAGAATGGAAACACGGCCTCCACGGCAACccagccatcgaggagctcgagcGCAGACACGGCACCACCTGGAGACTCGGTACACTACAGGAGCGCAAGTATGCGAGTAACTATGTTGGCGTGCGCCAAAAGATTGTGCGGAAAGTTGAGGAGATGTGTGAGGAGGGGGGTATtggggttgaggaggctTGCTGGAGGCTGGATGAGAGGGTTGATGGGAGGATGCAGCTTTTGATGGCGGCTTTGAGGAAGGGGGAGGATCCGCTTGAGGTGATtccgaagaggaggaagaatggGGCTACGTAA